One stretch of Archocentrus centrarchus isolate MPI-CPG fArcCen1 chromosome 5, fArcCen1, whole genome shotgun sequence DNA includes these proteins:
- the LOC115779952 gene encoding LOW QUALITY PROTEIN: somatomedin-B and thrombospondin type-1 domain-containing protein (The sequence of the model RefSeq protein was modified relative to this genomic sequence to represent the inferred CDS: substituted 2 bases at 2 genomic stop codons), translating into MSCPVAYLCCTGRDPSXISTGWRSDRSYGTCYCDQACLSTADCCQDYEITGTLSHCVQFQLTFLTEGCQQSEGPHTRWMQYXREGHRVCVECQPPAVAAGQKHFAGDGEGNSMDRVCILKGSEVAQVQLYSVKSLQWQAVGNPRYRGVLRRLGRLGACSCSTVHSFLFI; encoded by the exons ATGAG CTGTCCTGTTGCATATCTGTGCTGCACTGGCCGGGATCCATCATGAATCAGTACAGGATGGAGATCTGACAGATCATATGGCACCTGTTACTGCGACCAAGCCTGCCTGTCCACTGCAGACTGCTGCCAGGACTATGAGATTACaggcaccttgag CCATTGTGTCCAGTTCCAGTTGACCTTTCTAACAGAAGGCTGCCAGCAGAGTGAGGGCCCACATACCAGGTGGATGCAGTACTAGAGGGAGGGGCACCGCGTGTGTGTCGAATGCCAGCCGCCTGCTGTCGCTGCTGGACAGAAACACTTTGCTGGAGATGGAGAGGGAAACAGCATGGACAG GGTCTGCATTTTGAAAGGTTCAGAGGTAGCTCAAGTGCAGCTATACTCAGTT AAGTCTCTCCAGTGGCAGGCAGTAGGAAACCCTAGATACAGAGGGGTGTTGAGACGTTTGGGGAGGCTGGGAGCTTGCTCCTGCTCAACAGTCCACAGCTTCCTCTTCATCTAA